One Callospermophilus lateralis isolate mCalLat2 chromosome 6, mCalLat2.hap1, whole genome shotgun sequence genomic region harbors:
- the Saysd1 gene encoding SAYSvFN domain-containing protein 1: protein MEQRLAEFREARKRAGLAAQPSTSSPEAQTSGEKEEVAATPKAVPGWLRQFLVLVWKPRPARARAPPSHAQEAAQPGSSTAQPPQGTAIPPQWHRNQPFLTNVTFLKILLWLVLLGLFVELEFGLVYFVLSLFYWMYVGTRASEDRKKGEKSAYSVFNPGCEAIQGTLTAEQLERELQFRPLAGR from the exons ATGGAACAGCGGTTAGCTGAGTTCCGAGAAGCTCGCAAACGGGCAGGGCTGGCTGCCCAACCCAGCACTTCGAGCCCGGAGGCACAAACCTcaggagagaaggaggaagtAGCTGCGACTCCAAAGGCAGTCCCAGGCTGGCTAAGACAGTTCCTGGTCCTCGTTTGGAAACCGAGGCCCGCCCGCGCGCGAGCCCCGCCCAGCCACGCTCAG GAAGcagctcaacctgggagcagcacGGCCCAGCCCCCACAGGGCACAGCCATTCCTCCACAGTGGCACCGGAACCAGCCTTTCCTGACCAATGTCACCTTCTTGAAGATTCTTCTCTGGTTGGTCCTCCTGGGACTGTTTGTGGAGCTGGAATTTGGCCTGGTTTATTTTGTCCTGTCCTTGTTCTACTGGATGTATGTAGGGACCCGAGCCTCTGAGGACAGGAAGAAGGGAGAGAAGAGTGCCTACTCTGTGTTCAACCCAGGCTGCGAAGCCATCCAGGGAACCCTGACAGCAGAGCAGTTGGAACGCGAGTTACAGTTTAGACCCCTGGCGGGCAGATAG